A window of the Chrysemys picta bellii isolate R12L10 chromosome 24, ASM1138683v2, whole genome shotgun sequence genome harbors these coding sequences:
- the LOC135977327 gene encoding maestro heat-like repeat family member 5: MRAVKGLTTPTLERFKAAEEELRAIVSLHGDKMERVGDVVGRILMWLDDVCDPRARKAALRATALLARSHPQDVVLSCVAHTLSSDRCAIELWKALGEEPQLTREVLQQLLDKLQQRRREEKSGNVSLAAMRTIYEVLFLWGYREAILEMYPQMLILCVRQVQYVMELRLPGTYRASETSSPEEGSSCLSPLSTSVEAVKTLFSMPGYWKEFAGIQLQQGWDMISSRYYYSQGVGLIARAMIEFENPQLPAVFREAVTIVQSQKEDEQRHIAMTFCTELLQSPSIETIVTKSELKAQLMEWTQDKNPIIRRLSLRGLGSVVLQPAKVQLLRAQLPAIMDTFGDRNGVCVMEAMHKAGDIIYLLDGEGLGSISQDISVSLRPFIDDVRLGTTGEAHFPPPSTCL; this comes from the exons atgagagccgtgaagggtctgacaacacccaccctggagcgatttaaagccgcagaggaagagctgagggccatcgtatctctacacggagacaagatggagaga GTTGGAGACGTTGTTGGAAGGATCTTAATGTGGCTAGACGACGTCTGTGATCCCAGAGCCAGAAAAGCAGCGCTGAGGGCCACGGCCTTGCTGGCTCGCTCCCACCCCCAGGATGTGGTTCTGAGCTGTGTGGCGCACACGCTGTCATCGGACAG atgtgccattgagctgtggaaggccttgggtgaagaaccacagctcaccagggaggtgctgcagcagctgctggacaagCTCCAGCAGAGACGCCGGGAGGAGAAGAGCGGCAATGTGTCTCTGGCT gcAATGAGGACCATTTACGAGGTCCTTTTCCTGTGGGGATACCGAGAAGCCATCCTGGAAATGTATCCCCAGATGCTCATCCTCTGCGTCAGGCAAGTGCAGTATGTGATGGAGCTGCGCTTGCCAGGGACCTACAGGGCCAGCGAGACATCCAGCCCCGAGGAGGGGTccagctgcctcagccccctaag cACGTCAGTGGAGGCTGTGAAGACTCTTTTTTCCATGCCCGGATACTGGAAGGAATTTGCCGGCATCCAGTTACAGCAGGGTTGGGACATGATATCCTCCCGATATTACTACTCACAGGGTGTTGGCCTAATTGCAAG agccatgatcgagtttgagaaccctcagctccctgcagttttCAGAGAGGCCGTCACCATTGTCCAGAGTCAGAAGGAGGATGAGCAGAGACATATCGCCATGACTTTCTGCACTGAG TTGCtccagagtccttccattgagaCGATAGTGACAAAATCAGAGCTCAAGGCGCAGCTCATGGAATGGACCCAGGACAAAAATCCCATCATACGTAGGCTCAGTCTGCGAGGCCTTGGCAGTGTTGTGCTCCAGCCAGCAAAG GTGCAATTGTTACGGGCCCAGCTGCCAGCGATCATGGACACGTTCGGTGACAGGAATGGAGTGTGTGTCATGGAGGCCATGCATAAAGCTGGAGACATCATCTACCTCCTCgacggggaggggcttggctccaTCTCCCAGGACATTTCAGTCAGCCTTCGCCCCTTCATTGATGACGTAAGGCTTGGAACCACAGGAgaagcccatttcccccccccctccacctgcctctga